The following are encoded in a window of Congzhengia minquanensis genomic DNA:
- a CDS encoding PBSX family phage terminase large subunit, which translates to MTFTKKQQELLKIFKSGKLKRLNILSGSVRSGKTWISLVLWAFWVLVSPKDRVYLMAAKTLTSLKRNCLDLLVSLVGEANFTYSLSLKQGRLFGRKIVLEGASDSRAEGKIRGLTLGGAYVDELTLIAEDFFTMLLSRLSEPGAKLFATTNPDNPRHYIKKKYLDRAGELDLFLEEFLIDDNSFLPPAYVAGLKKEFTGVFYERFILGRWVAAEGAIYKLFADSTNRFLLAEPPEIAFASVGVDFGGNKSATAFVLTGFTKGLKEVVVLDEFYLKDKISPAELEEHFVNFIRKSKESYRLYDAWCDNAETTLIRGLENAAAKERLALNVRNAIKGPIVDRIRLFNSLMSYGRFFVLEHCVHVTDALCSAVWDDNSLEDRRLDDGSFNVDSLDALEYATENYRNDLIDMG; encoded by the coding sequence TTGACGTTTACGAAAAAACAGCAGGAGCTGCTCAAAATTTTTAAAAGCGGAAAACTGAAGCGTTTGAACATTTTAAGCGGCTCGGTGCGGTCGGGGAAGACCTGGATCAGTCTTGTTTTATGGGCCTTTTGGGTTTTGGTAAGCCCGAAAGACCGGGTTTATTTGATGGCGGCCAAGACGCTGACATCGCTGAAGCGGAACTGTTTGGATTTGCTGGTTTCGCTGGTGGGGGAGGCAAATTTTACGTATAGTCTTTCACTGAAGCAGGGGAGGCTGTTTGGCAGGAAGATTGTGCTTGAAGGCGCCAGCGACTCCCGCGCTGAGGGCAAAATCCGCGGTTTGACGCTGGGCGGCGCCTATGTGGACGAGCTGACGCTGATTGCGGAGGATTTTTTTACCATGCTGCTTTCCCGGTTGTCTGAACCGGGGGCAAAGCTGTTTGCCACCACCAATCCGGACAACCCCCGGCATTATATTAAGAAGAAGTATTTGGACCGGGCCGGGGAGCTGGATTTGTTTTTAGAGGAGTTTTTGATTGACGACAACAGCTTTTTGCCGCCTGCGTATGTGGCGGGGCTGAAAAAGGAATTTACCGGCGTGTTTTATGAGCGGTTCATTTTGGGCCGCTGGGTGGCTGCGGAAGGTGCGATATATAAGCTGTTTGCCGATAGCACCAATCGGTTTTTGCTCGCCGAGCCGCCGGAAATTGCCTTCGCCTCGGTTGGGGTGGATTTTGGCGGAAACAAGTCGGCCACGGCCTTTGTTTTAACCGGGTTTACAAAGGGTTTAAAAGAGGTTGTGGTGCTGGACGAGTTTTATTTGAAGGACAAAATCAGCCCCGCGGAATTAGAGGAGCATTTTGTTAACTTTATTCGGAAAAGCAAGGAGAGCTACCGGCTTTACGACGCCTGGTGCGACAACGCCGAAACCACGTTGATTCGCGGGCTGGAAAACGCCGCGGCGAAAGAGAGGTTGGCCTTAAACGTGCGCAACGCCATCAAAGGGCCGATTGTTGACCGGATTCGGCTTTTTAACAGTTTGATGTCTTACGGGCGGTTTTTCGTGCTGGAGCACTGCGTGCATGTGACAGACGCGCTGTGCTCCGCCGTGTGGGACGACAACAGCCTGGAGGACAGGCGTTTGGACGACGGGTCTTTCAATGTGGACAGCTTGGACGCTTTGGAGTATGCAACAGAAAACTATAGGAACGATTTAATTGACATGGGGTGA
- a CDS encoding phage scaffolding protein, giving the protein MEFLKNVLGDSFADVSERIGRYNREHPENQVKLADLSEGKYVSKAKFCDLEAEAKRLKELLSSQHSEDDPDGPEQKLAELKQKYDKDTEALKTEVKQAKFNGALDLALERSGAKNTKAVRALLDLDSLELDENGGLSGLSQQLESLRADNGFLFGRGAASTALAQGAAFPVTDGFVASAREAAGLTKK; this is encoded by the coding sequence ATGGAGTTTTTAAAAAATGTGTTGGGCGATTCGTTCGCCGACGTTTCTGAGAGGATTGGCAGGTATAACCGGGAGCACCCGGAAAACCAAGTGAAGCTGGCCGACCTTTCGGAGGGAAAGTATGTCAGCAAGGCAAAGTTTTGCGATTTGGAAGCCGAGGCAAAGCGGCTTAAGGAGCTGCTGTCTTCACAACATTCTGAGGACGACCCGGACGGGCCGGAGCAAAAGCTGGCAGAGCTGAAACAAAAGTATGACAAGGACACGGAGGCGCTGAAAACAGAGGTTAAGCAGGCAAAGTTTAACGGCGCGCTGGATTTGGCCCTGGAAAGAAGCGGCGCGAAAAACACAAAGGCAGTTCGTGCGCTGCTGGATTTAGACAGCTTAGAGCTGGATGAAAACGGCGGGCTTTCGGGACTTTCCCAGCAGCTGGAGTCCCTTCGTGCAGACAATGGTTTTTTGTTTGGCAGGGGGGCCGCTTCTACCGCCCTTGCCCAGGGCGCGGCGTTTCCCGTGACGGACGGCTTTGTTGCCTCCGCCCGGGAGGCGGCCGGGCTGACGAAAAAGTAA
- a CDS encoding PH domain-containing protein yields MIDFKNASYAKLKPVPAGNWEPAVSPMFVNGEQIIEAFQGIRDGVIFTNKRIISVNVQGVTGKKKDFTSLPYSKIQAFSVETAGVFDLDSELELWFSGLGSVKFEFVSNANVSAICQTIGSFVL; encoded by the coding sequence ATGATTGATTTCAAAAACGCAAGCTATGCAAAACTGAAGCCTGTTCCGGCAGGAAACTGGGAACCGGCAGTTTCACCAATGTTTGTGAACGGCGAACAGATTATTGAGGCGTTTCAGGGCATTCGAGACGGAGTTATTTTTACCAACAAACGCATTATATCGGTGAACGTTCAGGGCGTTACCGGAAAGAAAAAGGATTTTACATCGCTTCCGTACAGTAAAATTCAGGCCTTTTCTGTTGAAACAGCCGGTGTTTTCGATTTAGACAGCGAGCTCGAGCTGTGGTTCAGCGGGCTGGGCAGCGTAAAGTTTGAATTTGTCAGCAACGCCAATGTGTCGGCCATCTGCCAGACAATCGGCTCATTTGTCCTTTAA
- a CDS encoding GNAT family N-acetyltransferase, whose translation MNIRTMLEEDYACLYALWTSCTGMGLNDIDDSKEGIGRFLARNPHTCFIAEKDGRLVGAIMAGNDGRRGYIYHTAVLPDFQKQGIGTALVHAVIEEFKQIGITKVALVVFERNAPGNLFWEKQGFSKRTDIVYRNKTLTEMKRFDT comes from the coding sequence GTGAACATTAGAACAATGTTGGAAGAAGATTATGCTTGTTTATATGCGCTTTGGACGTCCTGCACGGGTATGGGGCTGAATGATATAGATGATTCAAAGGAGGGGATTGGCCGTTTTCTGGCGCGCAATCCCCATACGTGTTTTATTGCAGAAAAAGATGGGCGCCTCGTTGGTGCAATCATGGCTGGAAACGATGGAAGAAGAGGGTATATCTATCATACTGCTGTTTTGCCGGATTTTCAAAAACAGGGAATCGGTACAGCACTGGTTCATGCGGTTATAGAGGAATTCAAACAGATTGGTATTACAAAGGTTGCTTTGGTCGTTTTTGAACGAAATGCACCAGGAAACTTATTTTGGGAAAAACAAGGCTTTTCGAAAAGAACGGATATCGTTTACCGCAATAAAACGCTGACAGAGATGAAGCGTTTTGATACTTAG
- a CDS encoding DUF6673 family protein, with product MAKFTFNSNLIELDIENHPFKIDAMEVQAKAPAIREKMNEIVKNAGAETLDGNIIETSCKTVCGAIDDMLGKGASAAVFAGREVNFFDCMDLYFFVQSQVNDFTMKKLAEYEGVAQKTGKKGKK from the coding sequence ATGGCAAAATTTACATTTAACAGCAACTTGATTGAACTGGACATTGAGAACCATCCATTTAAAATTGACGCTATGGAGGTTCAGGCAAAGGCGCCGGCCATCCGGGAAAAGATGAATGAGATTGTGAAAAACGCCGGGGCTGAAACGTTAGACGGCAATATTATTGAAACTTCCTGCAAGACGGTTTGCGGCGCGATTGACGACATGCTGGGAAAGGGCGCCAGCGCAGCGGTTTTTGCCGGCCGCGAGGTGAACTTTTTCGACTGCATGGACCTTTACTTTTTTGTGCAGAGTCAGGTGAATGATTTTACTATGAAGAAGCTTGCGGAATATGAAGGCGTTGCACAGAAAACCGGCAAAAAAGGGAAGAAATGA
- a CDS encoding minor capsid protein gives MLESRRSEMAFSIVLDMNSGFKDASALLAERGLSDGGRAQQALDRAAVDFCMPYVPFKTGALMQSAASSVIGSGEVCYGVPYARKQYYEGKDSGIRGRMWFERMKADRLGDLLSITAAACGGEVTKT, from the coding sequence ATGTTAGAATCGAGGCGAAGTGAGATGGCCTTTTCCATTGTGCTTGACATGAATTCTGGTTTTAAAGATGCTTCCGCACTGCTGGCGGAGCGGGGATTAAGCGACGGCGGCCGCGCCCAGCAGGCGTTAGACCGCGCGGCGGTTGACTTTTGCATGCCCTATGTGCCGTTTAAAACCGGGGCGCTGATGCAAAGCGCGGCGTCTTCTGTGATTGGCAGCGGCGAGGTTTGCTATGGCGTGCCCTATGCGAGAAAACAGTATTATGAAGGAAAAGACAGCGGTATTCGCGGCAGAATGTGGTTTGAACGCATGAAGGCGGACAGGCTGGGGGATTTGCTCTCCATAACTGCCGCTGCCTGCGGAGGCGAGGTGACGAAAACATGA
- a CDS encoding replication protein, with translation MASPQKENGFTPISNEILEAVAGASLNGTQLRILLLLWRNSYGYHSKECALPLSYLAKMLRGNKSTISRQMRRLEELGLVSAVLPGPDGGGRAPKRYRFNKNYDSWKSGAGPVHWNTQGEPLGPQGVGPRANGGCAWGRTYKDRKITKYNEGTKGNKAVFRSRYDYDDIERKTFLSVTKRLREGEMELETDE, from the coding sequence ATGGCCAGTCCTCAGAAAGAAAACGGGTTTACACCCATTTCAAACGAGATTTTAGAGGCTGTGGCGGGAGCTTCTTTAAACGGCACCCAGCTTCGGATTTTGCTTCTTTTGTGGCGGAACAGTTATGGATATCACAGCAAAGAGTGTGCGCTGCCGCTTTCCTATCTTGCAAAAATGCTTCGGGGGAATAAGTCTACCATTTCCCGCCAGATGCGAAGGCTGGAGGAGCTGGGGCTTGTTTCGGCGGTTTTGCCCGGGCCGGACGGCGGCGGGCGGGCTCCGAAACGCTACCGCTTTAACAAAAACTATGACAGTTGGAAAAGCGGCGCGGGGCCTGTTCATTGGAATACCCAGGGTGAGCCTCTTGGCCCACAGGGTGTTGGCCCGCGGGCAAACGGCGGGTGCGCCTGGGGGCGTACCTATAAAGATAGAAAGATAACAAAATATAATGAAGGCACAAAAGGAAACAAAGCTGTTTTTCGCAGCCGGTATGACTATGACGACATTGAACGGAAGACGTTTTTAAGTGTGACAAAACGGCTTCGGGAAGGAGAAATGGAACTTGAAACGGATGAATAG
- a CDS encoding phage portal protein — translation MRECLRKLGFETVDLGFGEQISEWLQWYKGKVAKFHSYSQYNGKKKVRRERATLGMAKKVCEDWANLLLNEKVEFSTENEALTLRAKEILEENNFRVCGNQLLELSFALGTGAFVEFIDNGTIGIDYIRADMIYPLSWDNGEINECAFGSLKVIDGKTSLYLQIHVLEDGAYVIHNRLFDAKNHQPLPLPEQVEADFYTGSEAPLFQIVTPNIVNSVNLDNPMGISVFANAVDVLKGVDLVYDSYQNEFRLGKKRIVVPVGMAQLNSSDTGFAPVFDDNDTEFYAFTDKNITDLKEINMEIRAAEHTEGLKQNLNLLSDLCGLGSERYTYDRGGVKTATEVISEESALYQNLKKHEIILNRAICDLVRAVLFLDGKDTRGLAVKVDFDDSIIHDTSTEFEQNLKLVSAGLMQPFEFRMWWFNESEEQARERAARPLCEAQPPKQSADSSAASLGSGTAGLSSGTAGLHADKGELKTGKAGLKTGGKNKTNR, via the coding sequence ATGCGGGAATGTTTAAGAAAATTAGGATTTGAAACCGTTGATTTGGGCTTTGGAGAGCAGATTTCGGAATGGCTTCAGTGGTATAAGGGGAAGGTGGCGAAATTTCACAGCTACAGCCAGTATAACGGCAAGAAAAAGGTGCGCCGGGAGCGCGCTACCCTGGGAATGGCCAAAAAGGTTTGTGAGGACTGGGCCAATTTGCTTTTAAATGAAAAGGTGGAGTTTTCCACAGAAAACGAGGCGCTGACCCTTCGGGCAAAAGAGATTTTGGAGGAAAACAATTTCAGGGTGTGCGGCAACCAGCTTTTAGAGCTTTCCTTTGCTTTGGGCACCGGCGCGTTTGTGGAGTTTATTGACAACGGAACGATTGGCATTGACTATATTCGGGCCGATATGATTTATCCTTTGTCCTGGGACAACGGTGAGATTAACGAGTGCGCTTTCGGCAGCTTAAAGGTGATTGACGGAAAGACAAGTTTATATTTGCAGATTCATGTGCTGGAGGACGGCGCTTATGTGATTCACAACCGGTTGTTTGACGCGAAAAACCATCAGCCCCTGCCGCTTCCGGAACAGGTGGAGGCAGATTTTTACACCGGCTCGGAGGCACCGTTGTTTCAGATTGTGACGCCAAACATTGTGAACAGCGTGAATTTGGACAATCCCATGGGAATTTCGGTGTTTGCCAACGCCGTTGACGTGTTAAAGGGCGTGGATTTGGTTTATGACAGCTATCAGAACGAGTTTCGTTTGGGCAAAAAGCGGATTGTGGTGCCGGTGGGCATGGCCCAGTTAAACAGCAGCGATACTGGTTTTGCCCCGGTGTTTGACGACAACGACACCGAGTTTTATGCCTTTACAGATAAGAATATTACCGATTTAAAAGAGATTAACATGGAAATTCGGGCCGCGGAGCACACCGAGGGGCTGAAGCAGAATTTAAATCTTTTGTCGGATTTGTGCGGTTTGGGGTCGGAGCGCTACACCTACGACCGGGGCGGTGTGAAAACCGCCACCGAGGTGATTTCTGAGGAGAGCGCCCTTTATCAGAACCTGAAAAAGCATGAAATTATTTTAAACCGCGCTATTTGCGATCTTGTGCGGGCGGTGCTGTTTTTAGACGGCAAGGATACGCGCGGTCTTGCAGTGAAGGTGGATTTTGACGACAGCATTATTCACGACACGTCCACCGAGTTTGAACAGAACTTAAAGCTGGTTTCCGCCGGGCTGATGCAGCCCTTTGAATTTCGCATGTGGTGGTTTAACGAGTCGGAAGAGCAGGCAAGGGAGCGGGCGGCAAGGCCGCTTTGTGAGGCGCAGCCGCCAAAACAGTCTGCCGACAGCAGCGCGGCCAGTTTGGGTTCCGGCACGGCCGGTTTGAGTTCCGGCACAGCCGGGCTGCATGCAGACAAAGGCGAGTTAAAAACCGGAAAAGCCGGCTTGAAGACTGGCGGAAAAAACAAAACCAACCGTTAA
- a CDS encoding XRE family transcriptional regulator: MSDISKKLYEVRTEKDVSLSKLSNMTGIAKSTLQRYETGATKKIPLDAIYLIEKALNLAAGCLLGLLPNPRPKKETFASPSITPEVTQFPVLGDIGAGYDRLAMEDWTGETVEIPNTYLCGRKKEDFIVLRVKGDSMYPLYHEGDKVLILKQSTLNHSGDIGAIVYNDELVTIKKVEYAPGENWMRLIPINPEYKPQQIEGEDLAHCAVIGIPKLLIREF; encoded by the coding sequence ATGTCAGACATCAGCAAAAAATTATATGAGGTCAGAACTGAAAAAGACGTGAGCCTGTCCAAGCTTTCCAACATGACGGGCATTGCAAAATCCACGCTGCAGCGGTATGAAACAGGCGCCACAAAAAAAATACCCCTAGACGCAATCTACCTAATCGAAAAGGCCCTGAACCTGGCGGCGGGCTGCCTTTTGGGGCTGCTGCCAAACCCCCGGCCGAAAAAGGAGACGTTTGCCAGCCCAAGCATCACACCGGAGGTAACCCAGTTCCCCGTTCTCGGCGACATCGGCGCCGGTTACGACCGGCTTGCCATGGAGGACTGGACCGGCGAAACCGTGGAAATTCCCAACACCTACCTCTGCGGCCGGAAAAAGGAGGACTTCATTGTTCTCCGGGTAAAAGGCGACAGCATGTATCCCCTCTACCACGAGGGCGACAAGGTGCTCATTTTAAAACAAAGCACCCTAAACCACTCCGGCGACATCGGCGCCATTGTGTATAACGACGAGCTTGTCACCATAAAAAAGGTGGAATATGCCCCCGGCGAGAACTGGATGCGGCTGATTCCGATTAATCCGGAATACAAACCCCAGCAAATTGAGGGAGAAGACCTGGCCCACTGCGCTGTCATCGGCATTCCAAAACTGTTAATCCGGGAATTTTAG
- a CDS encoding bacteriophage Gp15 family protein: MFTDPLPSCVTVDGAEFPVRTDFKTWIAFDHLMTESDLPLPQKIVSVFTLCFTEKQLPPDLEKTLSALFDFYSCFSSAQKSGNGKKDAPAQRVLSFTQDAPYIYAAVLAQYGVDLTAQNPHWFLFRAMFEGLTKEHKISEIMGYRAMRLSDVKDPKQRAFYREMKRLYKLPDLRTPEQIEQDTIESLAKII, translated from the coding sequence TTGTTTACAGATCCGCTGCCTTCGTGCGTTACGGTGGACGGCGCGGAGTTCCCCGTTCGCACGGACTTTAAAACATGGATTGCCTTTGATCATTTGATGACGGAAAGCGATTTGCCCTTGCCTCAGAAAATTGTTTCGGTGTTTACACTTTGTTTCACCGAAAAACAGCTTCCGCCGGATTTGGAAAAGACACTTTCTGCGTTGTTTGATTTTTATTCGTGTTTTTCTTCAGCCCAAAAATCAGGCAACGGAAAAAAAGACGCCCCCGCCCAGCGGGTGCTCAGCTTTACCCAAGATGCGCCCTATATTTACGCGGCCGTGCTGGCCCAGTATGGCGTGGATTTAACCGCGCAAAACCCTCACTGGTTTTTATTCCGCGCCATGTTTGAGGGGCTAACGAAAGAGCATAAAATCAGCGAAATTATGGGGTATCGGGCCATGCGCCTTTCGGACGTGAAGGACCCGAAGCAGCGCGCCTTTTACCGGGAAATGAAACGCCTTTACAAGCTGCCGGATCTGCGTACGCCGGAACAGATTGAACAGGATACCATTGAGAGTCTGGCAAAGATTATTTAA
- a CDS encoding copper amine oxidase N-terminal domain-containing protein, whose protein sequence is MKKFIGGFLAGAILFGTAGALAATYVATPAGFPVLVNGSEFTSDPPAMVINDRTYLPLRAMGDALGVPVTWNAELNRAEVGTSSLPQEKTTFSVGETWTVDGQWSLTIDSVTATEYRNQFSDKNPAAVYFISYTYKNLGYEDQFGILDGLFLTIDDTVVDSAGVMGYSYPALVTNQPKETPVGATCKAETCIGVDNAGNFMLMVSKYDGTGTKQSAAFSLEVQ, encoded by the coding sequence ATGAAAAAATTTATCGGTGGATTTTTGGCAGGCGCCATTCTGTTCGGCACGGCCGGGGCATTGGCGGCAACCTATGTGGCAACCCCCGCAGGTTTTCCTGTGCTGGTGAACGGATCAGAATTTACCTCCGACCCTCCGGCCATGGTCATTAACGACCGCACCTATCTCCCCCTCCGCGCCATGGGTGACGCATTGGGCGTGCCGGTGACGTGGAACGCAGAGCTAAACCGGGCAGAAGTAGGCACATCTTCCCTGCCCCAGGAAAAAACAACCTTTTCAGTTGGCGAAACCTGGACGGTAGACGGCCAGTGGTCTCTCACCATTGATTCCGTCACCGCCACGGAATACCGAAACCAGTTTTCCGACAAAAACCCGGCAGCCGTATATTTCATCAGCTACACCTACAAAAATTTAGGCTATGAAGACCAATTTGGCATTTTAGACGGATTGTTTCTGACCATAGACGACACCGTTGTGGACAGCGCAGGCGTCATGGGATATTCCTATCCTGCGTTGGTTACCAATCAGCCTAAGGAAACACCCGTAGGCGCAACCTGCAAGGCGGAAACCTGCATCGGCGTAGACAACGCCGGAAACTTTATGTTAATGGTTTCTAAATACGACGGAACCGGCACCAAACAGTCTGCCGCCTTCTCTTTGGAAGTACAGTAA
- a CDS encoding DUF1492 domain-containing protein, with product MTAKEWLGRAWEIDKEIRALKREALAAKDLALSITARLDGEKVQTSKENYAENAMVRYLDYSDRIARRTEELFAVKIEAYEMILQVDSRELRTLLSLRYLSYLTWEQIAEEMEVDVRHVYRLHKAALLEAELLIF from the coding sequence ATGACAGCAAAGGAGTGGCTTGGCCGCGCCTGGGAGATTGACAAAGAAATTCGTGCATTAAAACGAGAAGCGCTGGCGGCAAAGGATTTGGCGCTGAGCATTACGGCGCGGCTCGACGGGGAAAAGGTGCAGACGTCGAAAGAAAATTATGCGGAAAATGCTATGGTGCGCTATTTGGATTATTCAGACCGGATTGCACGGCGGACAGAGGAGCTGTTTGCAGTGAAAATTGAAGCATATGAGATGATTTTGCAGGTGGACAGCCGGGAGCTGCGGACGCTTTTGTCTTTGCGGTATTTAAGCTATCTTACGTGGGAGCAGATTGCCGAAGAGATGGAGGTGGACGTGCGGCATGTTTATCGGCTGCATAAGGCCGCGCTGCTGGAGGCGGAGCTGCTGATTTTTTAA